ctcacaggacctcctcctctcctcttatcacaacctgccccccccccgtacatctctgacctcctgatacacccccacatgtaatctctgatcctcacaggacctcctcctctcctcttatcacaacctgcccccccccccgtacatctctgacctcctgatacacccccacatgtaatctctgatcctcacaggacctcctcctctcctcttatcacaacctccccccccctcccgtacatctctgacctcctgatacacccccacatgtaatctttgatcctcacaggacctcctcctctcctcttatcacaacctgccccccccctcccccgtacatctctgacctcctgatacatccccacatgtaatctctgatcctcacaggacctcctcctctcctcttatcacaacctgctcccccccccccgtacatctctgacctcctgatacacccccacatgtaatctctgatcctcacaggacctcctcctctcctcttatcacaacctgccccccccgtacatctctgacctcctgatacacctccacatgtaatctccgatcctcacaggacctcctcctctcctcttatcacaacctgccccccccccccgtacatctctgatctcctgatacacctccacatgtaatctccgatcctcacaggacctcctcctctcctcttatcacaacctgccccccccccccgtacatctctgacctcctgatacacccccacatgtaatctctgatcctcacaggacctcctcctctcctcttatcacaacctgcccccccccccgtacatctctgatctcctgatacacctccacatgtaatctccgatcctcacaggacctcctcctctcctcttatcacaacctgccccccccccgtacatctctgacctcccgatacacccccacatgtaatctctgatcctcacaggacctcttcctcttatcacaacctgcccccccccccatctctgacctcctgatacacccccacatgtaatctctgatcctcacaggacctcctcctctcctcttatcacaacctgccccccccccccccgtacatctctgacctcctgatacacccccacatgtaatctccgatcctcacaggacctcctcctctcctcttatcacaacctgccccccccccccgtacatctctgacctcctgatacacccccacatgtaatctccgatcctcacaggacctcctcctctcctcttatcacaacctgcccccccccccgtacatctctgacctcctgatacacccccacatgtaatctctgatcctcacaggacctcctcctctcctcttatcacaacctgcccccccccccccgtacatctctgacctcctgatacacccccacatgtaatctctgatcctcacaggacctcctcctctcctcttatcacaacctgccccccccccgtacatctctgacctccggaTACACctccacatgtaatctccgatcctcacaggacctcctcctctcctcttatcacaacctgcccccccccgtacatctctgacctcctgatacatccccacatgtaatctccgatcctcacaggacctcctcctctcctcttatcacaacctgccccccccccccgtacatctctgacctcctgatacacccccacatgtaatctccgatcctcacaggcaGACAGAGCGGGGGCTGCAGTTGTAATGCACCAGTTCTCGCTGTGTTGCGGGTCACATGGAGGGGCCTCAGGGGGGTCCTTACTCAGTTCTACTATCCAATAGAATGTTCTATCTCATGTCTTGCCAATCAGTGCCCTTATAATGGGGTGAGGAGGTTGTACCTCATTTCTGGTTGCAGCTCCCCCGATGCTGGCACTTGGACAGTGTAATCCAGGGTCACCATGTGAGGCTTCTTATTCACCCACAGGATGGAAGTGCTGATGTCCTGGGTCAGATCGCTCTGCAGAGACACTCGGAGAGGTTAAATGTCAACCACTACACCTGTGCGGGGGCCACGCTGTTCAGAAATGGCCGTACCTTGTAGTAAATATTCTTGCCTTGAGGGGCACAGCCAGTGTTCAGGATGTAGTCGTAGTTTCGGTGGTCGATGATCAGCATTCCTCCAGGCTTCACCATCCCTGCAATGTTCCGAAGAGCCAGTCGCTGGTCACTCTGATCTCCTGATGGAAGAGAGAAGGTGGCCATTACCACGACGCTCAGGAATCCcatagtgttgggcgcaaatatttaTCGAGAatttcggcacttcgagaattcgcaaatatttagaatatagtgttatatattcgtatttgagaATGTTCGTGATTTTCTTCAGATAGTGATACAGTGGAGCTGATAGGGTccggtgcagggtgttaggcagtgtgatagggattagtgtttctctgctgtccatacacacAGCTACAGACACCGTGCTGTGATGTCACTACAATCAGTaccatctactcagacctgataaaatgtgaagttacacgtattgcgccaaaatatgtgcatcattaatgccgatttgcgcaattgggAATATATTGGagcctctatctgcatataaagctgttGTAACGTTCTGCCGACCAtcgtctccagtctcaggaaacttctgtgacagtgacccacgccggtatttacCGTGTATTACGCCATTTCATTGCAGATTTctcacgatcaagaaaataatcgcaaattctctAATTCGCTAATTTAGGGCgattattcgcccaaatattcacgaaattcgaatattgcccctgccgctcatcacttgaATCAGAGAAACACGtccccatgtaatctgcaggcagcgtgttatagagcaggaggagctgagcagattatatataaagagaacctgtcaccatgtaatctgcaggcagcgtgttatagagcaggaggagctgagcagattatatatacagagaacctgtcaccgtgtaatctgcaggcagcgtgttatagagcagggggagctgagcagattatatataaggagaacctgtcaccatgtaatctgcaggcagtgtgttatagagcaggaggagctgagcagattatatataaagagaacctgtcaccgtgtaatctgcaggcagtgtgttatagagcaggaggagctgagcagattatatatacagagaacctgtcaccatgtaatctgcaggcagtgtgttatagagcaggaggagctgagcagattatatatacagagaacctgtcaccatgtaatctgcaggcagtgtgttatagagcaggaggagctgagcagattatatataaagagaacctgtcaccgtgtaatctgcaggcagcgtgttatagagcaggaggagctgagcagattatatatacagagaacctgtcaccgtgtaatctgcaggcagcgtgttatagagcaggaggagctgagcagattatatataaagagaacctgtccccatgtaatctgcaggcagcgtgttatagagcaggaggagctgagcagattatatataaagagaacctgtcaccgtgtaatctgcaggcagtgtgttatagagcaggaggagctgagcagattatatatacagagaacctgtcaccatgtaatctgcaggcagtgtgttatagagcaggaggagctgagcagattatatataaagagaacctgtcaccgtgtaatctgcaggcagagtgttatagagcaggaggagctgagcagattatatataaagagaacctgtcaccgtgtaatctgcaggcagtgtgttatagagcaggaggagctgagcagattatatataaagagaatctgtcaccgtgtaatctgcaggcagcgtgttatagagcaggaggagctgagcagattatatataaagagaacctgtcaccgtgtaatctgcaggcagtgtgatatagagcaggaggagctgagcagattatatataaagagaacctgtcaccgtgtaatctgcaggcagcgtgttatagagcaggaggagctgagcagattatatataaagagaacctgtcaccgtgtaatctgcaggcagcgtgttatagagcaggaggagctgagcagattatatataaagagaacctgtcaccgtgtaatctgcaggcagcgtgttatagagcaggaggagctgagcagattatatataaagagaacctgtcaccgtgtaatctgcaggcagcgtgttatagagcagggggagctgagcagattatatataaagagaacctgtcaccatgtaatctgcaggcagagtgttatagagcaggaggagctgagtagattatatataaagaacctgtcaccatgtaatctgcaggcagcgtgttatagagcaggaggagctgagcagattgtatataaagagaacctgtcaccatgtaatctgcaggcagcgtgttatagagcaggaggagctgagcagattatatataaagagaacctgtcaccatgtaatctgcaggcagtgtgttatagagcaggaggagctgagcagattatatatacagagaacatgtcaccatgtaatctgcaggcagcgtgttatagagcaggaggagctgagcagattgtatataaagagaacctgtcaccatgtaatctgcaggcagcgtgttatagagcaggaggagctgagcagattatatataaagagaacctgtcaccatgtaatctgcaggcagtgtgttatagagcaggaggagctgagcagattatatatacagagaacatgtcaccatgtaatctgcaggcagcgtgtattagagcaggaggagctgagcagtttatatataaagagaacctgtcaccatgtaatctgcaggcagcgtgttatagagcaggaggagctgagcagattatatatatagagaacctgtcaccatgtaatctgcaggcagcgtgttatagagcaggaggagctgagcagattgtatataaagagaacctgtcaccatgtaatctgcaggcagcgtgttatagagcaggaggagctgagcagattatatataaagagaacctgtcaccatgtaatctgcaggcagtgtgttatagagcaggaggagctgagcagattatatatacagagaacatgtcaccatgtaatctgcaggcagcgtgttatagagcaggaggagctgagcagtttatatataaagagaacctgtcaccatgtaatctgcaggcagcgtgttatagagcaggaggagctgagcagattatatataaagaacctgtcaccatgtaatctgcaggcagcgtgttatagagcaggaggagctgagcagattgtatataaagagaacctgtcaccatgtaatctgcaggcagcgtgttatagagcaggaggagctgagcagattatatataaagagaacctgtcaccgtgtaatctgcaggcagcgtgttatagagcaggaggagctgagcagattatatataaagagaacctgtcaccgtgtaatctgcaggcagcgtgttatagagcaggaggagctgagcagattatatataaagagaacctgtcaccgtgtaatctgcaggcagcgcgttatagagcaggaggagctgagcagattatatataaagagaacctgtcaccatgtaatctgcaggcagtgtgttatagagcaggaggagctgagcagattatatatacagagaaccggtcaccgtgtaatctgcaggtagtgtgttatagagcaggaggagctgagcagattatatataaagagaacctgtcaccgtgtaatctgcaggcagcgtgttatagagcaggaggagctgagcagattatatatacagagaacctgtcaccgtgtaatctgcaggcagcgtgttatagagcaggaggagctgagcagattatatataaagagaacctgtcaccgtgtaatctgcaggcagcgtgtgcaGTTCTGGGAGATGGAGACCATCTTTACGACCACGCTTGGGGttccggatatccaggtaggagcactgtgacaagtGCAAAGCCGCACCTAACGGGACACTATAGGcagcccttacaccactctggcattcctacacttgGGTTCCACCATCACCTTCTACCTAGGGAGACTTATTCACGACAAAAACTCTTAGAAAAGACCCCTGGACCTGTGTAAGGTAAGGAGCAGCCTCAGCAGCTAGCCTTCCGGTGTCCTCCAAAGCCTCTGTGCCAGTCAACTGACTACCCTACCCCCACTTTACTTAGTCTATTACTGAAAGCCAGGCCTACCACCACTGCAGAAGCACCATGCCCACTCATGTGGCACAGGCAGGGGGGGGCAGTGCACTCCCTATTGCTGTTTCTGCTGACGTGACATAATACCTGGGTCCTGTCTGTGCCACATGAGGGAGCAGAGGGGACCATTTAAACTACTTGGGGCACGACAGGGGACTGTTAAGGAACTGGGGGAAAGAGGAGGGGCATTAaagctactggggcactatatgggagcaatatacagttgcaagaaaaagtatgtgaaccctttggaatgatatggatttctgcacaaattggtcataaaatgtgatctgatcttcatcttaggcctctttcacacttgcgttgttgggatccggcatacacttccgttgccggaggtacccgccggatccggaaaaacgcaagtgtactgaaagcatttgaagacggaaccgtcttccaaatgcgttcagtgttactatggcacccaggacgctattaaagtcctggttgccatagtagtagcggggagcgggggagcagtatacttacagtccgtgcggctcccggggcgctccagaatgacgtcagagcgccccatgcgcatggatgacgtaatccatgcgatcacgtgatccatgcgcttggggcgccctgacgtcactctggagcgcccggggagccgcacggacggtaagtatactgctcccccgctccccactacacttaccatggctgtcaggactttagcgtcccggcagccatggtaaccattcagaaaaagctaaacgtcggatccggcaatgcgccgaaacgacgtttagcttaaggccggatccggatcaatgccttccaatcggcattaattccggatccggctttgcggcaagtgttccggatttttggccggagcaaaaagcgcagcacgctgcggtattttctccggccaaaaaacgttccgttccggaactgaagacatcctgatgcatcctgaacagatttctctccattcagaatgcattaggataatcctgatcaggattcttccggcatagagccccgacgacggaactctatgccggaagacaataacgcaagtgtgaaagagccctaagtcacaacaatagacaatcacagtcggcttaaactaataacacacagagttaactgttaccatgtttttattgaacgcaccatgtaaacattcacagtgcaggtggaaaaagtatgtgacccctagactaatgacatctccaagagctaattggagtgaggtgtcagccaactggagtccaatcaatgagatgagattggaggtgttggttgcagctgccctgccctataaaaaacacacaccagttctgggtttgcttttcacaagaagcattgcctgatgtgaatgatgcctcgcacaaaagagctctcagaagacctacgattaagaattgttgacttgcataaagctggaaagggttataaaagtatctccaaaagccttgctgttcatcagtccacggtaagacacatggtctataaatggagaaagttcagcactgctgctactctccctaggagtggccgtcctgtaaagatgactgcaagagcacagcgcacactgctcaatgaggtgaagaagaatcctagagtgtcagctaaagacttacaaaagactctggcatatgataacatccctgttagcgaatctacgatacgtaaaacactaaacaagaatggatttcatgggaggattccacagaggaagccactgctgtccaaaaaaacattgctgcacgtttacagtttgcacacgagcccctggatgttccacagcagtactggcaaaatattctgtggacagatgagaccaaagtggagttgtgtggaagaaacacacaacactatgtgtggagaaaaagaggcacagcacaccaacctcaaaacctcatcccaactgtgaagtatggtggtgggggcatcatggtttggggctgctttgctgcgtcagggcctggacggattgccatcatcgaaggaaaaatgaattcccaagtttatcaagacattttgcaggagaacttaaggccatctgtccaccagctgaagctcaacagaagatgggtgttgcaacaggacaacgacccaaagcatagaagtaaatcaacaacagaatggcttaaacagaagagaatccgccttctggagtggcccagtcagagtcctggcttcaacccgatggagatgctgtggcatgacctccagaaagcgattcacaccagacatcccaagaatattgctgaactgaaaccgttctgtaaagaggaatggtgaagaattactcctgaccgttgtgcacgtctgatctgcaactacaggaaacgtttggtggaagttattgctgccaaaggaggttcaaccagttattaaatccaagggttcacatactttttccacctgcactgtgaatgtttacatggtgtgttcaataaatacatggtaacaattaactctttgtgtgttattagtttaagcagactgtgattgtctattgttgtgacttagatgaagatcagatcacattttatgaccaatttgtgcagaaatccatatcattccaaagggttcacatactttttcttgcaactgtaactatCAGGGGCCCTACAGAAGAGCCGTATAACTTCTGGGAGCACTATGGGACCCATTAtcaatactggggacactatggggtctTCATAACCACTGGAGGGCACTTTGAGGGCAATTTTACTGCTgggtcactatggggggggggggttatcattGTTACTATGGGGGGGTAATCAttgttactatgggggggggtTATTACTACTGAGGCACTATGATGAAAATGATTTCTtttatggggcattattactattgcggGGTGTTACAATTatttggcacaatatggagggcacaaCTGCCAACATGGGCACTTGGGGGGACCTTTATCACTACTGGGGCacaattactaatgagggcactcatTAGTAGTGgtactttggggagcactgttactataGGGGGAATATCCATATGGCATTACTGGAATTTGGCGCAGTATTGAGGGTAGCAgtaggatgatagaaaagtgaggtaaACTCTTCAGAGATAAGATGTGGCTgacagaagtcatcatggcggtccGGGCCGAATAGAGAACATGAGGGAAGAGAATGTCCACAtcggaggagacatcactggatgcaataggtatgtggtgctgtgtcCTCCTGTATGTCTGGTAGTGGTGAAGGGAATGCTCATCTCTGTAATGTTGGAGGGAGGTTATGCTCACATCAGGTCTAGTCTGTTCCCTCCTGCCGCTGCTGGTGTGTAGCATTTTACTGCTGAGGA
The Bufo bufo unplaced genomic scaffold, aBufBuf1.1, whole genome shotgun sequence DNA segment above includes these coding regions:
- the LOC120984424 gene encoding glycine N-methyltransferase-like is translated as MLCIWMADEGMIGDFIPVGGMSVSDAKNLSLPVIEEGNWLSLDQAISRPGLGFDAVICLGNSFAHLPDFKGDQSDQRLALRNIAGMVKPGGMLIIDHRNYDYILNTGCAPQGKNIYYKSDLTQDISTSILWVNKKPHMVTLDYTVQVPASGELQPEMRYNLLTPL